Proteins co-encoded in one Christiangramia fulva genomic window:
- the frr gene encoding ribosome recycling factor, with translation MEEVEFILEEAKEGMEKAISHLKKQLANIRAGKANPSMLGSVMVEYYGAQTPLNQVANVNTPDARTLSIQPYEKSLIPEIEKGIMQANLGFNPMNNGESVIINVPPLTEERRKQLTKQAKSEAEDAKVGVRNDRKQANQELKKLEISEDAKKDAETEVQELTDKYIERIDNILAQKEKEIMTV, from the coding sequence ATGGAGGAAGTAGAATTTATTCTGGAAGAAGCTAAGGAAGGAATGGAAAAGGCCATTTCTCACCTTAAGAAACAACTTGCAAATATTCGCGCCGGTAAAGCGAACCCCAGCATGCTCGGCAGCGTGATGGTTGAGTATTACGGGGCGCAAACGCCGCTTAATCAGGTAGCGAATGTAAATACTCCCGATGCAAGAACGCTGTCTATCCAGCCCTACGAAAAAAGCCTTATCCCGGAGATTGAAAAAGGAATTATGCAGGCAAATCTAGGGTTCAACCCTATGAATAATGGTGAAAGTGTCATCATCAATGTGCCACCGCTTACCGAAGAACGCAGAAAACAGCTCACCAAACAGGCAAAATCGGAAGCTGAAGATGCCAAGGTGGGTGTTCGTAATGACAGAAAACAAGCCAATCAGGAACTGAAAAAACTGGAAATTTCAGAAGATGCTAAAAAAGACGCTGAAACTGAGGTTCAGGAACTAACAGATAAATATATCGAGCGCATCGATAACATTCTCGCGCAAAAGGAAAAAGAGATCATGACAGTATAA
- a CDS encoding saccharopine dehydrogenase family protein, with protein MREILIVGAGKSTSVLINYLLNQAENEDLFLRIGDIDLLNAKKACKDHPRCEAFQLDVFKPESREPAIKKADIVISMLPARFHIEVARDCLKFGKNMVTASYVSDEMKALDKKVKEKGLIFMNEIGVDPGIDHMSAMKVIDSIRDKGGQILLFESFTGGLVAPESDNNLWNYKFTWNPRNVVVAGQGGVAEFIQEGKYKYIPYHRLFRRTEFLEIKGHGKFEGYANRNSLKYQSIYGLEDALTLYRGTIRKVGFSRAWNMFVQLGMTDDSFTMEHSEDMSYRDFINSFLPYSPNDSVELKTRHNLKIDQDDIMWEKLIELDLFNPNKKIGIKNATPAQALQKILMDKWTLEEDDKDMIVMYHKFGYELNNERKQIDSTMVHIGKNQAETAMAKTVGLPVAMATIMILNGEIKTPGVQIPISKEVYNPILKKLEAHDIKFEEKETEYLGYNPFGEVGN; from the coding sequence ATGCGAGAAATTCTGATCGTGGGAGCGGGAAAATCTACCTCTGTTCTCATTAATTATCTGCTAAACCAGGCAGAAAACGAAGACCTTTTCCTAAGAATTGGAGATATAGATCTCTTAAATGCCAAAAAAGCCTGTAAAGACCATCCGCGTTGCGAAGCTTTTCAACTGGATGTTTTTAAACCGGAAAGCAGGGAACCCGCCATTAAAAAAGCCGATATCGTTATCTCGATGCTTCCGGCCAGGTTTCATATTGAAGTAGCCAGGGACTGCCTGAAATTTGGCAAGAATATGGTAACTGCCTCTTATGTGAGCGATGAGATGAAAGCTCTTGACAAAAAGGTTAAAGAAAAGGGGCTGATTTTTATGAATGAGATTGGCGTTGATCCCGGTATTGACCATATGAGTGCCATGAAAGTGATCGATTCTATTCGTGATAAAGGCGGGCAAATATTGCTTTTTGAATCTTTTACCGGCGGACTTGTTGCTCCGGAAAGCGATAACAATCTCTGGAATTATAAATTTACCTGGAATCCGCGAAATGTGGTTGTCGCCGGACAAGGCGGAGTTGCGGAATTCATACAGGAAGGCAAATACAAGTATATACCGTACCACCGTTTATTCCGAAGAACTGAATTCCTGGAAATTAAAGGCCACGGAAAATTTGAAGGCTATGCTAACCGAAATTCCCTTAAATACCAAAGTATTTACGGCCTCGAAGATGCGCTTACCCTTTATCGGGGAACGATCAGGAAAGTTGGTTTCAGCCGGGCATGGAATATGTTCGTTCAACTGGGAATGACCGATGATAGTTTTACCATGGAACATTCTGAAGATATGAGCTATCGCGATTTCATAAATTCCTTTCTTCCTTATTCTCCAAACGATTCGGTTGAACTGAAAACACGGCACAACTTAAAAATAGACCAGGATGACATTATGTGGGAAAAGCTTATCGAGCTGGACCTTTTTAATCCGAATAAAAAAATAGGGATCAAAAATGCCACTCCGGCGCAGGCGCTTCAGAAAATATTGATGGATAAATGGACTTTAGAGGAAGACGATAAAGATATGATCGTGATGTACCACAAGTTTGGTTATGAACTAAACAATGAGCGAAAACAGATCGATTCGACCATGGTCCATATAGGGAAAAATCAGGCTGAAACAGCAATGGCAAAAACCGTTGGCTTACCGGTTGCCATGGCCACTATAATGATCCTAAATGGAGAAATTAAAACTCCGGGTGTACAAATTCCTATAAGCAAGGAAGTATATAATCCTATTTTAAAGAAACTGGAAGCGCACGATATCAAATTTGAAGAAAAAGAAACCGAATATCTGGGATACAATCCCTTTGGAGAGGTAGGCAATTAA
- a CDS encoding zinc metallopeptidase yields MMGYYLIAIIIFIASAYVSNKLKSKFKEYSKMHLRNGMSGKEIAEKMLHDNDIYDVEVISAPGMLSDHYNPAKKTVNLSEGVYSQRNAAAAAVAAHECGHAVQHANAYSWLQMRSTLVPVVSVASKLSQFAIFGGLILLGIVGAGIGKTVLLLGIIMYAMGTLFSFITLPVEYDASKRALVWLENENMLTGSEHEAAEDSLKWAARTYVVAAIGSLATLLYFLSIYMGRR; encoded by the coding sequence ATGATGGGATATTATTTAATAGCGATAATAATTTTTATCGCCAGTGCTTATGTAAGCAATAAACTGAAGAGCAAATTCAAGGAATACTCGAAAATGCATCTTCGCAATGGAATGAGCGGGAAAGAAATCGCTGAAAAAATGCTTCACGATAACGACATTTATGACGTTGAAGTGATTTCGGCTCCAGGTATGCTTAGCGACCATTATAATCCCGCAAAGAAAACCGTAAACCTCAGTGAAGGAGTTTACAGCCAGAGAAATGCCGCTGCGGCCGCGGTCGCTGCTCACGAATGTGGTCACGCCGTGCAGCATGCAAACGCCTACAGCTGGTTACAAATGAGAAGTACCCTGGTGCCGGTAGTAAGCGTAGCTTCGAAATTATCGCAATTTGCGATTTTCGGCGGACTCATTCTGCTCGGGATCGTAGGAGCCGGAATCGGAAAAACCGTACTGCTTCTTGGAATTATTATGTATGCCATGGGAACGCTTTTCAGTTTTATAACACTTCCCGTGGAATATGACGCGAGCAAAAGAGCTTTAGTGTGGCTGGAAAATGAAAATATGCTTACCGGTTCAGAACATGAGGCGGCAGAAGATTCGCTGAAGTGGGCTGCACGTACTTATGTCGTGGCCGCCATCGGTTCATTGGCCACTTTGCTGTACTTCCTTAGTATTTATATGGGAAGACGCTAA
- a CDS encoding efflux RND transporter permease subunit, protein MQKIFSFGFWNSVARLILRNRITIIILIVVTTILLATQWKNMRFSYTEANLMPDDHPVNLIYQDFLEKFGEEGNLILLGVKDSALFTPEKFEAWTKLTDTLSKFPEVDHVISPANLEELKKFDDPKRFEMVPAIPDKHPDSTELKNFENKLFTQMPFYENLVYSSHSNTIQSALYINKDLVNTKERKIFVLEELNPLIKQFEDKYGIDVHVSGMPYIRTLNSQNIIDEIGIFILAALVVTSLIFFFFFRSVRATLISMLTVCIGVMWAFGVIGLLNYEITILTALIPPLIIVIGIPNCIFLINKYQQEIQKHGNQAKSLQRVIAKVGNATLMTNLTTASGFATFILTDSKLLREFGTVASINILAIFLLSLMIIPIVYSYLKPPGQRHLKHLNKRWIGGFVNWMEKMVRNHRIAIYITAVGLLAISIIGMYTIKVSGSILEDMPHDTQFFKDIQFFEDEFEGVMPLEIYIDTKRPKGVMKLSTLKRMERLEDIIQDIPELSKPLSVTRLAKYAKQAYYNGNAKYYQLPTSQEQNFIMPYAKNLSSSKGMMQAYVDSTGRYARITTFMQDVGTDEMERIEEHLKPQINKIFPEDRYDVSMTGKALLFQKGTDYLVRNLIISLGLAILLIAGLMAWMFRSFRMILISLVPNLLPLIITAGVMGFLGVPIKPSTILVFSIAFGISVDDTIHFLAKYRQELQVHDWKIKRSVYAALRETGVSMFYTSIVLFFGFSVFMISSFGGTVALGGLVSATLLFAMLSNLLLLPSLLLSLEKSIANKKVLKEPAMNIIEDENDEVEEEENSKND, encoded by the coding sequence ATGCAAAAGATCTTTAGCTTCGGGTTCTGGAACTCGGTGGCCCGCCTAATTTTAAGAAACCGGATCACCATTATCATTCTTATTGTAGTCACCACTATTTTACTGGCTACTCAATGGAAAAACATGCGTTTTTCTTATACCGAAGCCAATCTAATGCCCGACGATCATCCGGTAAACCTGATATACCAGGATTTTCTGGAAAAATTTGGGGAAGAAGGAAATTTGATCCTGCTGGGAGTTAAAGATTCAGCCCTCTTCACTCCTGAAAAATTCGAAGCCTGGACAAAACTTACCGATACACTTTCCAAATTTCCGGAAGTAGACCATGTGATCTCTCCCGCCAATCTTGAAGAATTAAAAAAGTTTGATGATCCCAAGCGCTTTGAAATGGTTCCTGCCATTCCAGACAAACATCCTGATAGTACCGAACTTAAAAATTTTGAAAACAAGCTTTTCACACAAATGCCTTTTTATGAGAACCTTGTTTACAGCTCTCATTCCAATACTATTCAATCTGCCCTGTACATCAATAAGGATCTTGTAAACACCAAAGAACGTAAGATTTTCGTGCTTGAAGAACTAAACCCTCTAATCAAGCAATTTGAAGACAAATACGGCATTGATGTTCACGTCTCCGGGATGCCGTATATCCGTACCCTGAATTCACAAAATATCATTGATGAAATTGGAATTTTTATCCTGGCTGCACTTGTGGTCACCTCATTGATTTTCTTCTTCTTTTTCAGGTCGGTTAGAGCCACGTTAATCTCCATGCTCACTGTTTGTATTGGTGTAATGTGGGCATTTGGAGTCATAGGCCTGCTCAATTATGAGATCACCATTTTAACGGCCCTTATACCTCCTTTGATCATTGTGATTGGAATTCCAAACTGCATTTTCCTTATCAATAAATATCAGCAGGAAATTCAGAAACACGGGAACCAGGCGAAGTCATTGCAGCGGGTGATAGCCAAGGTGGGAAATGCCACCCTGATGACCAATTTAACCACGGCTTCGGGTTTTGCGACTTTTATTTTAACCGATTCCAAACTTTTGCGTGAATTTGGTACGGTGGCATCGATCAATATCCTGGCAATATTCCTGCTTTCGCTTATGATCATTCCTATTGTTTATAGCTACCTGAAACCTCCAGGCCAACGCCATCTGAAACATCTGAATAAACGCTGGATAGGCGGCTTTGTGAATTGGATGGAAAAAATGGTACGCAACCACCGCATTGCTATTTATATCACGGCTGTGGGCTTACTGGCCATCAGTATTATAGGAATGTATACGATCAAGGTTTCCGGAAGCATCCTGGAAGATATGCCTCATGACACCCAGTTTTTCAAGGATATTCAGTTTTTTGAAGATGAGTTTGAAGGCGTCATGCCCCTGGAAATCTATATCGATACAAAAAGGCCTAAAGGCGTGATGAAACTTTCCACCTTAAAACGAATGGAAAGACTGGAAGATATTATCCAGGATATCCCCGAATTGTCCAAACCGCTTTCGGTAACACGGCTTGCAAAATATGCCAAACAGGCTTATTATAATGGCAACGCGAAATATTACCAGTTGCCTACTTCGCAGGAGCAGAATTTTATCATGCCTTATGCTAAAAATCTTAGCTCTTCAAAAGGCATGATGCAGGCTTATGTAGATTCTACCGGAAGGTACGCCCGTATCACCACTTTTATGCAGGATGTGGGTACCGATGAAATGGAACGCATCGAAGAACATCTCAAACCTCAAATCAACAAGATTTTCCCGGAAGATCGTTATGATGTTTCCATGACCGGTAAGGCGCTGTTGTTTCAAAAGGGAACCGATTATCTGGTAAGAAACCTGATCATTTCTCTGGGTCTCGCCATCTTGCTTATCGCCGGACTGATGGCATGGATGTTCAGGAGTTTCAGGATGATCCTTATCTCCCTTGTTCCCAACCTCCTACCATTGATCATCACTGCCGGTGTCATGGGTTTCCTGGGTGTACCAATAAAACCCTCAACCATTCTCGTTTTTAGTATTGCCTTTGGAATTTCGGTTGATGATACCATTCACTTTTTAGCAAAATATCGACAGGAACTGCAGGTTCATGACTGGAAGATCAAACGTTCGGTTTATGCCGCCCTTCGGGAAACCGGGGTGAGCATGTTCTATACATCCATAGTTTTATTCTTCGGATTTTCGGTATTTATGATCAGTAGTTTCGGAGGAACTGTAGCATTGGGCGGACTGGTTTCAGCAACTCTTCTTTTCGCGATGCTTTCTAATTTGTTATTGCTTCCTTCTTTATTATTGTCGCTGGAAAAAAGCATTGCCAATAAAAAAGTGCTGAAGGAACCCGCTATGAATATCATCGAAGATGAAAATGATGAAGTGGAGGAAGAAGAAAATTCGAAAAACGATTAA
- the pyrH gene encoding UMP kinase — protein MHYKRILLKLSGEALMGNRQYGIDPQRLAEYAEEIKSVVEKGIELAIVIGGGNIFRGVAGASRGMDRVQGDHMGMLATVINGLALQSALEDADIQTRLQSAIKINEVAEPFIRRKAIRHLEKGRVVIFGGGTGNPYFTTDSAAVLRAIEIHADVILKGTRVDGIYTADPEKNKEATKFDFITFEDVIKKGLKVMDTTAFTLSQENELPIIVFDMNKPGNLLKVVTGEKVGTKVNL, from the coding sequence ATGCATTACAAGCGAATACTTTTAAAACTTTCCGGAGAAGCCTTAATGGGAAACCGTCAATATGGCATTGACCCACAGCGACTGGCAGAATATGCCGAAGAAATCAAATCGGTAGTTGAAAAAGGGATAGAACTGGCAATTGTTATTGGCGGGGGAAATATTTTTCGCGGAGTTGCCGGTGCCAGCCGCGGAATGGATCGCGTCCAGGGAGACCATATGGGAATGCTGGCCACGGTTATAAACGGTCTCGCATTGCAAAGCGCCCTCGAAGATGCCGATATCCAGACCAGACTGCAATCGGCTATAAAGATCAACGAGGTTGCTGAGCCTTTTATCAGAAGAAAAGCGATTCGTCATCTCGAAAAAGGAAGAGTGGTGATTTTTGGAGGCGGAACCGGTAATCCGTATTTCACAACCGATTCAGCCGCAGTTTTAAGGGCAATAGAGATCCATGCCGATGTGATCCTGAAAGGCACTCGTGTTGACGGAATTTATACTGCAGACCCTGAAAAAAATAAGGAAGCCACTAAATTCGATTTTATTACTTTTGAAGATGTGATCAAAAAAGGACTTAAAGTTATGGATACTACGGCTTTCACCCTTAGCCAGGAAAATGAACTGCCTATTATCGTTTTCGACATGAACAAGCCCGGAAATTTATTGAAAGTAGTAACCGGTGAAAAGGTGGGAACCAAAGTAAACCTGTAA
- a CDS encoding Lrp/AsnC ligand binding domain-containing protein encodes MKIVNENVKLDGIDKTILNYLMEDAKKPILEIAKNIGITGAAVHQRLRKLEKSGLIEGSRMMLDARLLGYKTMAFVGVYLDKAVSNPQAVNKLREIPEVIECHYTTGNWSIFIKILCRDNEHLMNVLNKNIQAIEGVSRTETFISLNQQINRQIKI; translated from the coding sequence ATGAAAATTGTCAACGAAAATGTAAAGCTCGACGGGATCGATAAAACCATCCTGAATTACCTGATGGAAGATGCCAAAAAACCGATTCTGGAAATTGCCAAGAATATTGGTATTACAGGCGCGGCAGTTCATCAAAGACTTCGAAAACTGGAAAAATCAGGACTTATTGAGGGTTCAAGAATGATGCTCGACGCGCGCCTCCTGGGTTATAAAACCATGGCTTTTGTGGGAGTTTATCTCGATAAAGCGGTAAGCAATCCACAGGCGGTGAACAAGCTCAGGGAAATCCCGGAAGTAATAGAATGCCATTATACCACCGGGAACTGGTCAATTTTTATAAAGATCCTGTGCCGCGACAATGAACATTTAATGAACGTGCTGAACAAGAATATCCAGGCTATTGAAGGAGTTTCAAGAACTGAAACCTTTATTTCCCTGAATCAGCAAATAAACCGCCAGATAAAGATCTGA
- a CDS encoding DUF423 domain-containing protein, with amino-acid sequence MERKFFITGAILGLLAVILGAFGAHGLKQIVPAEAVTSFETGVRYQMYHAFLLLIIGSLSRLNLKYLKTIFLLILIGVIFFSGSIYLLSINSLTNFDFRVIALLTPLGGSLLITAWILLLVSFVKLKNK; translated from the coding sequence ATGGAGAGAAAATTTTTTATTACCGGTGCCATTTTAGGATTATTGGCGGTGATATTAGGCGCCTTCGGTGCTCATGGCCTAAAGCAAATTGTTCCGGCCGAGGCCGTTACCAGCTTTGAAACCGGAGTGCGGTATCAAATGTATCATGCCTTTCTATTGCTGATCATAGGAAGCTTAAGCAGGTTGAACTTAAAATATCTTAAAACGATATTCTTATTAATATTAATAGGAGTGATCTTTTTTTCGGGATCTATCTATTTACTTTCCATTAATTCTTTAACAAACTTTGATTTTCGTGTTATCGCTTTGTTAACGCCCCTTGGCGGTAGCCTGCTAATTACCGCATGGATATTACTATTAGTGAGTTTTGTAAAGTTAAAAAACAAATAA
- the pckA gene encoding phosphoenolpyruvate carboxykinase (ATP) has protein sequence MVEDAQITKTISLENYGIRNANVHYQLSAQELQKETIRLGQGVETSFGALAVNTGKFTGRSPKDRFIVKDDITREKVWWGDINIPFDPDQFDNLYKKVTEYLSGKEVYARDAFACAEESYKLNIRVINEYPWSNMFAFNMFLRPDEEAEDFHEDWLIVNAPGFHADPEIDGTRQENFAILNFKRKIVLIGGTGYTGEIKKGIFSALNFLLPVYQNTLPMHCSANVGEEGDTAIFFGLSGTGKTTLSADPERKLIGDDEHGWTPDDVIFNFEGGCYAKVINLSEESEPDIYNAIKPGAILENVVLDEDGNVDFSNTTITQNTRVSYPIYHIDNIQEPSAGRNPRNIFFLTADAFGVLPPISKLNPGQAAYHFISGYTAKVAGTEAGVDEPIPSFSACFGAPFMPLHPTKYAEMLSEKMKKAGVNVWLVNTGWTGGPYGVGSRMKLKYTRAMISAALEGKLEKREYEKHELFGLMMPTECEGVPSEILNPKNTWNDKTAYDKKARQLANFFSDNFSKFEEYANDEIMNGAPVK, from the coding sequence ATGGTTGAAGACGCCCAAATTACGAAAACGATTTCGTTAGAGAATTATGGTATACGCAACGCAAATGTTCATTACCAGTTATCAGCACAGGAACTTCAAAAGGAAACTATAAGGCTTGGACAGGGAGTAGAAACCTCCTTTGGAGCCCTGGCCGTAAATACCGGAAAATTTACCGGGAGATCTCCAAAAGACCGATTTATTGTAAAAGATGATATTACGCGGGAAAAGGTTTGGTGGGGCGATATTAATATTCCTTTTGATCCCGACCAATTCGATAACCTGTACAAAAAGGTAACCGAATATTTGTCGGGAAAAGAGGTCTATGCGCGTGATGCTTTTGCCTGCGCTGAAGAAAGTTATAAGCTTAACATTCGTGTGATCAATGAATACCCATGGTCAAACATGTTCGCTTTTAATATGTTTTTGCGACCTGATGAAGAAGCTGAGGATTTCCATGAAGACTGGCTAATTGTAAATGCCCCCGGATTTCACGCCGATCCTGAAATAGATGGCACCCGCCAGGAAAATTTCGCGATCCTTAATTTTAAAAGGAAGATCGTTCTTATAGGCGGTACCGGATATACCGGCGAAATCAAAAAAGGAATTTTTTCAGCGTTGAATTTTCTTCTGCCGGTCTATCAGAATACCCTTCCCATGCATTGCTCCGCGAATGTTGGAGAAGAGGGTGATACGGCAATCTTCTTCGGACTTTCCGGAACCGGAAAAACCACCCTTTCCGCTGATCCTGAAAGAAAACTTATTGGTGATGATGAACATGGCTGGACGCCTGATGATGTGATTTTTAATTTTGAAGGCGGCTGCTATGCAAAGGTCATCAACCTTTCCGAAGAAAGCGAACCGGATATTTATAATGCAATTAAGCCCGGTGCGATTTTGGAAAATGTGGTGCTGGATGAAGACGGGAATGTAGATTTTTCCAATACCACTATCACCCAGAATACAAGGGTTAGTTATCCTATTTATCATATTGATAATATTCAGGAACCTTCTGCCGGAAGAAATCCCAGGAATATCTTTTTCCTTACAGCAGATGCTTTCGGGGTTTTGCCTCCCATCAGTAAACTGAATCCCGGCCAGGCCGCTTATCATTTTATAAGTGGTTACACCGCTAAGGTTGCGGGAACCGAAGCAGGAGTAGATGAGCCTATTCCGAGTTTTTCTGCCTGTTTTGGAGCGCCTTTTATGCCGCTGCATCCTACCAAATATGCTGAAATGCTCAGCGAAAAGATGAAAAAAGCCGGTGTAAATGTCTGGCTGGTGAATACAGGCTGGACCGGTGGGCCTTATGGAGTGGGAAGCCGAATGAAACTCAAATACACCCGTGCTATGATCAGCGCCGCTTTGGAAGGAAAGCTGGAGAAACGTGAATATGAAAAACACGAGCTTTTTGGATTAATGATGCCCACAGAATGTGAAGGAGTGCCTTCAGAAATACTGAATCCAAAAAATACATGGAACGATAAAACTGCCTATGATAAAAAGGCCAGGCAACTGGCTAATTTCTTCAGTGATAATTTTAGCAAATTTGAAGAATATGCAAATGATGAGATTATGAACGGAGCTCCCGTGAAATAG
- a CDS encoding DUF5686 family protein encodes MRLPVLLLSIFCGFGLYGQSLIKGRIVSAENRKPLPYAKIQISEDRQVLSNIDGSFQFFLDEGSKKINISYIGYQTLTTTVGRATQFLEVALRPKYEQLETVMIPLENSADVIIKKAIAAKAKNDPKKALNGFHYKSYSKFIIDNQDALLQMKADSTAAAMEIVLNEGRAYLSEKVSEHFYSKSGGEQEKVIGMETAGFKKPIYNILFMSINPFSLYDESYQLYKTEYAGPLAKNAFKNYDYRIIDTTETEKPAYVVYFKPKREKVVAGLEGILYLDTQTYAIQKAKAQLLGAIRLEVNHEYEYFPEKKLWFPVSQTTTIQPGTGGKEVAVFGGTIGLGTVQQKPGVVSTIFGSEKISKNLYLNSTEKYYDISLEPATENPVKNASVYIPEEALKKDSIFWQQNRQMEYTQRDQAASKIVDSIIEAGNVKRKLQIQNTMTTGYYPWGYWDVDLTKIFKFSNYEGIRLGFGGKTSDQVSSHFNLNGYTTYGFKDKVWKYGIGTQIYLDDRSDTRLNFYFSRDIQETGSFKYLKGRRTFYILQPRFVNINFYYNYKTYWTSLEHNFAPGLTTEFRISREDIWQIRDYSFQKNDKTYSDYRLGEATISFFWRPFSEFVSTPQGSRLIERHFPQFTGQIEHSFKGFFGGDFNFTRIGLKIEHAIKQIDQSTTEFILEGNIGFGDLPLTHSFHAYPNSPNREKILKRFAVGGNNSFETMYFNEFFSDRLVMLHIRHQFRPFKIGENFQPELVLVSRHAIGDMEHLERHQGIQFNTLEQGYSEFGMELNKIFSGFGLSAAYRYGAYHLPTFTQNLALIFTLQLQL; translated from the coding sequence ATGCGGCTTCCTGTATTACTTCTTTCAATTTTCTGCGGATTTGGTCTTTACGGCCAAAGTCTTATAAAAGGAAGAATCGTTTCTGCAGAAAACAGGAAACCACTGCCATACGCTAAAATTCAGATTTCTGAAGACCGGCAGGTTTTGAGCAATATTGATGGAAGTTTTCAATTTTTCTTGGATGAGGGTTCAAAAAAGATCAACATTTCATATATCGGTTATCAAACGCTGACTACCACCGTGGGCCGGGCCACCCAATTTCTCGAGGTTGCGCTTCGTCCAAAATACGAACAGCTGGAAACAGTTATGATCCCTTTGGAAAATTCGGCTGATGTGATCATCAAAAAAGCGATTGCAGCAAAAGCGAAAAATGATCCCAAAAAAGCGCTGAATGGGTTTCATTATAAATCCTATTCCAAATTTATTATTGATAACCAGGATGCTTTGCTGCAAATGAAAGCAGATTCTACAGCCGCAGCTATGGAAATCGTCTTAAATGAAGGTCGTGCCTATCTTTCAGAAAAAGTTTCAGAACATTTCTATTCGAAAAGCGGTGGCGAACAGGAAAAGGTAATAGGAATGGAAACAGCAGGATTTAAAAAGCCCATTTACAACATTCTGTTTATGTCGATTAATCCGTTTTCGCTCTACGACGAGTCCTATCAGCTTTACAAAACCGAATATGCAGGACCACTTGCAAAAAATGCGTTCAAAAATTACGATTACAGGATCATCGATACCACTGAAACTGAAAAACCAGCCTATGTAGTATATTTTAAACCGAAAAGAGAAAAAGTAGTCGCCGGACTGGAAGGAATTCTATATCTCGATACTCAGACTTATGCCATTCAGAAAGCGAAAGCCCAGTTACTGGGAGCGATTCGGCTGGAAGTTAATCATGAATATGAGTATTTTCCCGAAAAAAAGCTATGGTTCCCGGTTTCACAAACAACAACAATCCAACCGGGCACAGGCGGTAAAGAGGTTGCGGTTTTTGGAGGAACTATAGGCCTGGGAACCGTTCAGCAAAAACCGGGTGTGGTAAGTACCATTTTTGGTTCAGAGAAAATCAGTAAAAACCTGTATCTGAATTCCACTGAAAAATATTACGATATTTCTCTCGAGCCAGCCACGGAAAATCCTGTTAAAAATGCTTCAGTTTATATTCCTGAGGAAGCCCTGAAAAAAGATTCGATATTCTGGCAACAGAATCGTCAGATGGAATATACACAGAGGGATCAGGCGGCCAGTAAAATAGTAGACAGCATCATCGAGGCCGGAAATGTGAAACGGAAACTGCAAATCCAAAACACGATGACTACGGGTTATTATCCCTGGGGATATTGGGATGTTGACCTGACAAAAATTTTCAAATTCAGCAATTACGAAGGTATTCGTCTGGGTTTTGGCGGAAAGACCAGCGACCAGGTTTCATCCCATTTTAACCTCAATGGCTATACTACCTATGGTTTCAAAGATAAGGTATGGAAATATGGAATAGGAACGCAAATTTACCTCGACGACCGCAGCGATACGCGCCTCAATTTTTATTTTTCAAGAGATATACAGGAAACAGGTTCTTTTAAGTATTTGAAGGGACGGCGTACTTTTTACATTTTACAGCCCCGGTTTGTGAATATCAATTTTTACTACAATTATAAGACCTACTGGACAAGCCTGGAACATAATTTCGCTCCCGGCCTCACCACAGAATTTCGAATTAGCCGGGAGGATATTTGGCAAATTCGTGATTATTCCTTTCAGAAAAATGACAAAACTTATAGTGACTACAGGCTCGGCGAAGCAACAATTTCTTTTTTCTGGAGGCCATTCTCAGAATTTGTGTCCACACCGCAGGGAAGCCGATTAATAGAAAGACATTTCCCACAGTTCACCGGGCAAATTGAACATTCTTTTAAAGGATTTTTTGGAGGAGATTTCAATTTTACTAGAATTGGATTAAAAATAGAGCATGCAATTAAGCAGATTGACCAGTCTACAACCGAATTTATTTTGGAAGGAAATATCGGTTTCGGCGATTTACCGCTTACCCATTCTTTCCATGCCTACCCCAACAGTCCAAACCGTGAAAAGATCTTAAAGCGCTTTGCGGTAGGCGGAAATAACAGTTTTGAAACCATGTATTTCAATGAATTTTTCAGCGACAGGCTGGTCATGCTTCACATCAGGCATCAATTCAGGCCCTTTAAGATCGGCGAAAATTTTCAACCTGAACTGGTATTGGTTTCCCGGCATGCCATAGGCGATATGGAACATCTGGAAAGACACCAGGGAATTCAGTTCAACACCCTGGAGCAGGGATATTCAGAATTTGGGATGGAGCTAAACAAAATCTTTTCGGGCTTTGGTCTAAGTGCAGCGTATCGATACGGTGCTTATCATTTACCCACTTTCACACAAAATCTCGCTTTAATATTCACTCTTCAGCTTCAGCTTTAA